One genomic segment of Pseudoalteromonas sp. GCY includes these proteins:
- a CDS encoding hybrid sensor histidine kinase/response regulator: MPNSANTNANGRILFLFIAILTVGLCSAAGAYLLPKQADVPTAPTVNLQQQATTVATPLAKVVTQHGFDSAKQIVSALLASNEHLGAYLYVNTGMGQPNLIFQQSAGEQIIALNREESYNKDTMQVYHMPLLLDEQNIGELILTYTPPVATTSSGDPFIAYILLAAAIISALMIVVTAARRLSGASSNDTEELISEINHLTMDKNYKSTVGTYYSGGLAEVAEAINALLKQVQSSIESDQATQNELKQLQESLETEVQARTLALEKAILNAERASDAKTTFLATMSHEIRTPMNGVIGTIDLLRQTDLDGAQHRLTTIIRDSAFSLLGILDDILDFSKIEAGKLRIDNSAFSVAETTEEVARVLSSVAKKRKLDLQLFIAPDIPTNLVGDTVRVRQVLYNLCSNAIKFTTTDDSIQGYVKISVEVAQNTSEHYTLRFTVTDNGKGMTKAQLREIFNPFIQAEGSITREFGGTGLGLSICKSLIELMLGSIHVNSDIGMGSEFVVELPFSVDGKVNYANKQMLNGRTVALLTPNNERRTILNRYLSFMGASVIAIDESEITENQHEDKLIWVLDGLDGMDKVNEELRTVVYSLEKNEQQVVVLSKMDEAALNHKNIFYLNASPLCKSSFMTAILVAAGLHKPKEIKPSRTINDFLSVDEARATNKLVLLVEDNVLNQQVLTDQLHLLGYGVEVAENGEEGLELWKKEHFSIVLTDLHMPKMSGYDMVKHIRDYVETSTDTIEQPYIIAVTANALKGERERCEAGGMNDYITKPVELNVLEATLNKCIESLPKIQQPRQSAEPSAAAPVVVSQVQAGSEQEAEVEPEVIETEASKPAPAINMDMLNKYVNHDEAKRNRFFRMYLEQSSQLTRDVNGAVITMSQEEIIEACHQLKSISKTIGAEKVAETAIEFETLCKEGTLTTDQLIQMRDKLERDFLAATEFIQQYLSREA; encoded by the coding sequence ATGCCAAATAGCGCGAATACCAATGCAAATGGACGGATACTTTTTTTATTTATCGCAATACTGACTGTTGGACTATGTAGCGCCGCAGGTGCTTATCTACTGCCGAAGCAAGCTGACGTCCCTACCGCACCAACCGTGAACCTACAACAACAAGCAACAACAGTTGCAACTCCCCTTGCCAAGGTGGTCACACAACACGGTTTTGACAGTGCCAAACAGATTGTATCCGCATTATTAGCATCTAACGAACATTTGGGCGCCTATTTGTACGTCAATACGGGGATGGGGCAACCAAATCTGATATTTCAACAAAGTGCAGGTGAGCAAATCATTGCATTGAATCGTGAAGAGTCTTATAACAAAGACACAATGCAGGTTTACCACATGCCACTACTTCTAGATGAGCAAAACATTGGTGAGCTCATTTTGACTTATACACCACCCGTTGCAACTACGTCATCAGGCGATCCATTCATTGCCTATATACTGCTCGCTGCCGCTATTATTAGCGCCTTGATGATTGTTGTGACTGCTGCACGTCGGCTTTCAGGCGCATCAAGTAACGATACTGAAGAACTCATCTCAGAAATCAATCATCTAACGATGGATAAAAACTACAAGTCGACGGTGGGTACCTATTATAGTGGCGGTCTAGCTGAGGTTGCTGAAGCGATCAATGCGCTGTTAAAGCAAGTACAATCATCCATAGAATCCGATCAAGCAACGCAAAACGAATTAAAACAGCTTCAAGAAAGTCTCGAAACCGAAGTTCAAGCACGCACGCTGGCGCTAGAAAAAGCGATTTTAAATGCGGAGCGTGCGAGTGATGCAAAAACCACTTTCTTAGCCACCATGAGCCATGAGATCCGCACACCAATGAACGGCGTCATTGGTACCATTGATTTACTGCGCCAAACCGATCTTGACGGTGCTCAACACCGCCTCACCACGATTATTCGCGATTCGGCATTCTCTTTACTTGGTATACTCGATGATATTCTCGACTTTTCTAAAATTGAGGCGGGTAAATTACGTATAGACAATAGTGCTTTCTCAGTAGCAGAAACCACAGAGGAAGTCGCACGTGTGCTTTCGTCAGTAGCGAAAAAGCGTAAGTTAGACTTACAACTGTTTATTGCACCTGACATTCCAACGAATTTAGTCGGTGACACCGTTCGCGTTAGGCAAGTACTTTATAACCTGTGCAGTAATGCCATAAAATTTACGACTACCGACGACTCAATCCAAGGTTATGTAAAAATCTCCGTTGAAGTTGCACAAAACACCTCGGAGCATTACACCCTACGCTTTACCGTCACTGACAATGGTAAAGGCATGACAAAAGCCCAGCTTAGAGAGATTTTTAATCCATTCATTCAAGCTGAGGGCTCTATTACCCGAGAGTTTGGCGGCACAGGGCTTGGCCTTTCTATTTGTAAAAGTCTAATCGAACTCATGCTAGGTAGCATTCATGTCAATTCGGATATTGGTATGGGAAGCGAGTTTGTTGTAGAGCTGCCATTTAGTGTGGATGGCAAAGTCAATTACGCAAATAAGCAAATGTTAAACGGTCGCACTGTTGCTCTACTTACCCCGAATAATGAGAGACGCACTATTTTAAATCGCTACCTTTCATTTATGGGCGCGAGCGTGATTGCTATCGATGAAAGCGAAATAACCGAAAACCAACACGAGGACAAATTGATTTGGGTGTTAGACGGTTTAGACGGCATGGATAAAGTCAATGAAGAGCTAAGAACGGTAGTTTATTCGCTTGAGAAAAATGAACAGCAGGTTGTTGTCCTAAGTAAAATGGACGAAGCCGCGCTTAATCACAAAAATATTTTCTACCTCAATGCCTCTCCATTATGTAAGTCTAGCTTTATGACGGCTATCTTGGTTGCCGCCGGTTTGCATAAACCAAAGGAGATTAAACCTTCACGTACTATCAACGATTTTTTAAGTGTTGATGAAGCAAGAGCAACCAACAAACTTGTATTGTTAGTTGAAGATAACGTATTAAATCAGCAAGTACTGACCGACCAATTACACTTGTTGGGTTACGGCGTCGAGGTCGCGGAAAATGGTGAGGAAGGTCTAGAACTTTGGAAAAAAGAACACTTCTCAATCGTACTGACTGATTTGCATATGCCCAAAATGTCAGGTTACGACATGGTCAAACATATTAGAGACTATGTAGAAACCTCAACCGATACCATTGAGCAACCATACATTATTGCTGTTACAGCCAATGCACTAAAAGGCGAAAGAGAACGCTGTGAGGCTGGTGGTATGAACGACTATATCACCAAACCGGTAGAGTTAAATGTACTAGAAGCGACACTTAATAAATGTATTGAAAGCTTGCCCAAAATACAACAGCCACGACAAAGTGCTGAGCCGTCAGCTGCCGCGCCGGTAGTCGTTAGCCAAGTACAAGCAGGATCAGAGCAAGAGGCTGAGGTAGAGCCTGAAGTTATTGAGACAGAGGCTAGCAAGCCTGCACCAGCTATCAATATGGACATGCTAAATAAGTATGTAAACCATGATGAGGCGAAACGAAATCGCTTTTTCAGAATGTATTTAGAACAAAGTAGTCAATTAACACGAGATGTAAACGGCGCGGTGATCACGATGAGCCAAGAAGAAATCATTGAAGCTTGTCATCAACTTAAGTCCATCTCTAAAACTATCGGTGCCGAAAAAGTAGCAGAAACAGCCATAGAGTTTGAGACTTTATGTAAGGAAGGCACGCTTACCACCGATCAACTTATTCAAATGCGTGATAAATTGGAGCGGGACTTTTTAGCCGCGACAGAGTTTATCCAACAATATTTGAGTCGAGAAGCTTAA
- a CDS encoding bactofilin family protein, with amino-acid sequence MFNSFKNQRNDVPAIIAQSTKVTGDIVCEGELQLDGTVHGNLDIEKLIIGNKGLVQGNIQANELTILGKVEGDIQAKQVTLLPSAQVFGNIEHETLTIEAGAHVDGKLTHRNERANNVTAIDSADDQTVNN; translated from the coding sequence GTGTTTAACTCTTTTAAAAACCAACGAAACGACGTCCCGGCTATTATTGCTCAAAGCACTAAAGTCACGGGCGATATTGTCTGTGAAGGTGAGCTGCAATTAGATGGTACCGTCCATGGTAACCTCGACATCGAAAAACTAATCATCGGCAATAAGGGTTTAGTGCAAGGTAATATCCAAGCCAATGAACTGACGATATTAGGTAAGGTAGAAGGTGATATTCAGGCCAAGCAAGTCACACTGCTTCCTAGCGCTCAAGTATTTGGCAACATCGAACACGAAACCCTAACGATTGAAGCTGGTGCGCATGTCGATGGTAAACTGACGCACCGTAACGAGCGAGCCAATAACGTCACGGCAATTGACTCTGCTGACGATCAAACTGTAAACAATTAA
- the hppD gene encoding 4-hydroxyphenylpyruvate dioxygenase: MSEVNNPLGLVGIEFTEYATPDADYMDKVFTDFGFSKLKKFKDKDIVYYNQHDIHFLLNNEREGFSAQFAKSHGPAICSMGWRVENAQKAFDTAVERGAKPATDSTHKDLPYPAIYGIGDSLIYFIENFGDKGSIYEQDFVDLEEQKVVEDKGFKRIDHLTNNVYKGTMETWANFYKNVFGFTEVRYFDIKGQKTALLSYALKSPCGTFSIPINEGKDDNNNQIDEYLDEYNGPGVQHLAFLTDDLVGSLDKLDKSTIATLDIVDHYYDTIFDRVPWVKEDKEKIKQHQILVDSQSEDCYLLQIFTKNLFGPIFIEMIQRVDDGGFGEGNFQALFESIERDQERRGVI; the protein is encoded by the coding sequence ATGAGTGAAGTAAATAATCCACTAGGCCTAGTCGGCATCGAGTTTACAGAATATGCAACACCAGACGCTGATTACATGGATAAGGTATTCACTGACTTTGGATTCTCAAAACTAAAGAAATTTAAAGACAAAGATATCGTTTACTACAACCAGCACGATATTCACTTCCTGTTGAATAACGAGCGTGAAGGCTTCTCAGCACAGTTTGCGAAAAGCCACGGCCCGGCAATTTGTTCTATGGGCTGGCGTGTAGAAAATGCGCAAAAGGCGTTTGATACTGCGGTTGAGCGTGGTGCAAAACCTGCGACTGATTCAACACACAAAGACTTACCATACCCAGCGATTTACGGTATTGGCGATAGCCTTATCTATTTCATCGAAAACTTTGGTGATAAAGGGTCAATCTACGAGCAAGACTTCGTTGACCTAGAAGAGCAAAAGGTTGTTGAAGACAAAGGCTTTAAGCGCATCGATCACCTAACAAACAATGTTTACAAAGGGACGATGGAAACTTGGGCTAACTTCTATAAAAACGTATTTGGCTTTACTGAAGTTCGTTACTTTGACATCAAAGGTCAAAAAACGGCGCTGCTTTCTTATGCACTTAAGTCACCATGTGGCACCTTCTCGATCCCAATCAACGAAGGCAAAGACGACAACAATAACCAGATCGATGAGTACTTAGATGAGTACAATGGTCCAGGTGTACAGCATTTAGCATTTTTGACTGACGACTTGGTTGGCTCACTAGATAAACTAGACAAGAGCACCATTGCCACCTTAGATATCGTAGATCACTACTACGACACTATCTTTGACCGTGTGCCATGGGTTAAAGAAGATAAAGAAAAGATCAAGCAGCACCAAATCCTAGTAGATAGCCAAAGCGAAGACTGCTACCTACTACAAATCTTTACTAAAAACCTGTTTGGCCCAATCTTCATCGAAATGATCCAACGTGTTGACGATGGCGGCTTTGGTGAAGGTAACTTCCAAGCGTTATTCGAGTCGATTGAACGCGACCAAGAGCGCCGTGGTGTAATCTAA
- a CDS encoding peptide MFS transporter: MNSVPKAGEFLGHPKGLFLLFGTEMWERFGYYGMRAILVLYLVAQVQNGGFGWSNADALSLYGTFTMAVYLTPLFGGWLADNVLGQRKAIIIGGILMAAGHFIMGIPHSVVAGQEVNVFYLGLALLCLGNGLFKPNISTMVGDLYQEGDKRRDGAFTIFYMGINLGGALGPLVAGYVAAVVNWQAGFIAAGVGMIISVVMQLILSQKYLGDIGKVPSAKLSQQMSDSQTKEPLTKKEKDRIRVIFTMSVFSIIFWMGFEQAGGLMNLFANDYTNRMFMGFEIPASWFQSLNSIFIIVFAPLVAMIWLKLDNKEPNSPVKFAIGLVFLALGFLTMMLALATEGGEAGGTLQISMIWLVLFYMFHTLGELCLSPIGLSMVSKLAPLRLASLLMGIWFLCTAVANKLAGLVGSFIGEGQEAMENAMSIFIGLGGVALLSAVLMYLLSNKLVDWMHGAEGKHQPHTQEHYLAEELEVSAEKQ, translated from the coding sequence ATGAATTCAGTTCCGAAGGCCGGAGAATTTCTGGGTCACCCTAAAGGCCTCTTCTTATTATTTGGTACCGAAATGTGGGAGCGCTTTGGCTACTACGGTATGCGTGCCATCTTAGTTCTTTATCTTGTAGCACAAGTTCAAAATGGTGGTTTCGGTTGGAGTAATGCCGACGCACTAAGCCTTTACGGCACATTTACGATGGCCGTTTATCTCACCCCACTATTTGGTGGTTGGCTTGCAGATAATGTATTAGGTCAGCGCAAAGCCATCATTATTGGTGGTATTTTAATGGCTGCAGGCCATTTTATTATGGGTATTCCTCACAGCGTTGTGGCAGGACAAGAAGTTAACGTCTTCTACCTTGGCTTAGCACTGCTTTGTTTAGGTAATGGCTTATTCAAGCCTAACATCTCAACGATGGTAGGAGATCTATATCAAGAAGGTGACAAGCGCCGTGACGGTGCATTTACTATCTTCTATATGGGTATCAACTTAGGTGGTGCATTAGGTCCACTTGTTGCGGGTTATGTAGCAGCAGTAGTTAACTGGCAGGCAGGCTTTATCGCGGCGGGTGTTGGTATGATCATTTCCGTGGTTATGCAGCTTATCTTAAGCCAGAAATACCTTGGCGATATCGGTAAAGTACCTTCAGCTAAACTTTCCCAACAGATGTCTGACTCACAGACTAAAGAACCGCTTACGAAGAAAGAAAAAGATCGTATCCGTGTAATTTTCACCATGAGTGTTTTCTCGATTATCTTCTGGATGGGTTTCGAGCAGGCTGGTGGTCTGATGAACCTATTCGCAAACGACTATACCAACCGCATGTTTATGGGCTTTGAGATCCCGGCTTCTTGGTTCCAGTCGCTTAACTCTATCTTCATCATTGTATTTGCGCCATTAGTAGCGATGATCTGGTTAAAGCTAGATAACAAAGAACCAAACTCTCCGGTGAAGTTTGCAATTGGTCTGGTGTTCTTAGCTCTTGGTTTCTTAACCATGATGCTTGCACTTGCGACAGAAGGTGGTGAAGCCGGTGGCACACTTCAGATCAGCATGATTTGGTTGGTGTTGTTCTACATGTTCCACACACTTGGTGAACTATGTTTATCACCAATCGGTCTTTCTATGGTAAGTAAACTGGCACCGCTACGCTTGGCATCACTGCTAATGGGTATTTGGTTCCTATGTACGGCTGTTGCAAACAAGCTTGCTGGTCTTGTTGGCTCTTTCATCGGTGAAGGCCAAGAAGCAATGGAAAACGCGATGAGCATCTTTATTGGTTTAGGCGGCGTAGCCTTACTGTCTGCTGTGTTAATGTATCTATTAAGCAACAAACTTGTAGATTGGATGCATGGCGCTGAGGGCAAGCACCAACCGCATACGCAAGAGCATTACCTTGCGGAAGAGCTAGAAGTATCCGCTGAGAAGCAATAA
- a CDS encoding M23 family metallopeptidase: MLQVLKRLYLKLFKPTQLIVRQDATVKMLKLPSWVQACSILILLAVAIWIANASLKLQENGDKLTKEQQNLAQLQAKWQIEKSQLQAQLAQQKGMLDQLSQQHSVLESLLDSTQTTNDNVVEGELEETPTDLDSSQPSTTVEFAPQASLLLIQQRQLSEQLGQSFSAEIAAMQESIDSAGLQLSSDFSEAQGGPYFQADLELVEASFINAIDQYAVYAQLATMIGQLPDTLPVAQEKYYVSSAFGFRKDPITGRRAYHKGIDLAGWHKTQIVAPASGTVKRAGKNGGYGNFIEIEHANDITTRYGHLHTIKVKKGQQINKGDVIALMGSTGRSTATHLHYEVIQGKKHLNPIKIARAFNK, encoded by the coding sequence ATGTTGCAAGTACTCAAGCGCCTATATCTAAAGCTGTTTAAGCCGACTCAATTAATTGTTCGTCAAGACGCAACTGTCAAGATGTTGAAATTACCATCTTGGGTTCAAGCTTGCTCGATTTTGATTCTGCTCGCTGTCGCTATTTGGATAGCCAATGCCTCACTCAAATTACAAGAAAACGGTGACAAGCTTACTAAAGAACAACAAAACTTAGCGCAGCTGCAAGCCAAGTGGCAAATAGAAAAATCACAGCTTCAAGCGCAATTAGCGCAGCAAAAAGGCATGCTTGACCAACTGTCACAACAGCACAGTGTGCTTGAGTCATTGCTTGACTCGACCCAAACGACTAACGACAACGTAGTAGAAGGCGAGCTAGAAGAAACACCGACAGACCTCGATAGCTCACAACCAAGCACCACAGTCGAATTTGCTCCACAAGCCAGTCTCCTACTCATCCAACAACGACAGCTCAGCGAACAACTTGGGCAATCGTTCAGCGCTGAAATTGCAGCGATGCAAGAATCCATCGACAGTGCGGGATTACAATTATCATCTGACTTCTCAGAAGCACAAGGTGGTCCCTACTTCCAAGCCGACTTAGAATTGGTAGAAGCCAGCTTTATTAATGCCATTGACCAATACGCTGTTTATGCGCAGTTAGCGACAATGATCGGCCAACTGCCAGACACATTGCCTGTCGCTCAGGAAAAATATTATGTCTCTAGTGCTTTTGGTTTTCGTAAAGACCCAATCACTGGCCGCCGTGCCTATCATAAAGGTATCGATCTCGCAGGTTGGCACAAGACACAGATCGTAGCTCCAGCTTCTGGCACCGTTAAACGAGCGGGGAAAAATGGCGGCTATGGCAACTTTATCGAAATTGAGCACGCCAATGATATCACCACACGCTATGGTCATCTTCACACCATAAAGGTAAAAAAAGGCCAGCAAATCAATAAAGGTGATGTAATTGCATTAATGGGTAGCACAGGAAGAAGTACAGCGACACACTTGCACTATGAAGTGATTCAAGGTAAAAAACACCTAAACCCAATTAAAATCGCTCGCGCATTCAATAAGTAA
- a CDS encoding hotdog fold domain-containing protein, with amino-acid sequence MSAPLLKIYKRMSWLPFGKWMFSKAVCRKAPYFGTIKPKITQLKPGVCRATIRNRKAIHNHIGTVHAIAQCNLAELCAGVMTDATIDHKTHRWIPKGMSVQYLAKAETDLHAVAQIEYPRTWQDKEELVVPVEVFNTAGEKVFHADINMYISAKRS; translated from the coding sequence ATGTCTGCACCACTTTTAAAAATTTATAAAAGGATGAGTTGGTTGCCATTTGGTAAATGGATGTTCAGTAAGGCGGTATGTCGTAAGGCTCCTTACTTTGGCACCATTAAGCCTAAAATCACACAATTGAAGCCCGGCGTTTGTAGGGCCACAATTCGTAACCGTAAAGCCATTCATAACCACATAGGTACGGTTCACGCTATTGCACAATGTAATCTTGCGGAGTTGTGTGCAGGAGTCATGACAGACGCAACCATCGACCATAAAACCCATCGCTGGATCCCAAAGGGGATGTCAGTGCAATATTTAGCTAAAGCCGAGACCGATCTGCATGCCGTGGCGCAAATAGAATACCCGCGAACATGGCAAGATAAAGAAGAGCTAGTTGTACCGGTGGAAGTTTTTAATACTGCGGGAGAGAAAGTGTTTCACGCCGACATTAACATGTATATCAGCGCGAAAAGATCTTAA
- a CDS encoding serine hydrolase domain-containing protein, whose product MFLRQSRLAFGWLITLLGCALLTGCNNSDNSIVIEKSANEDITVTPPRYGKVGDGLLNEQLEAIRAEFAMPALGGFIVYGDELIELDVAGVRVSTGQALVTKLDKWSIGSFSKSMTATVAARLVEQGLIRFDSRVSDVFPELIGKINPEFESVTLTALLSMTSGFKRDLDSMYSGKWHLDQRGMVEQRYAWTQEVLTTQPEVTHGTYLYSNAGYVVAGHMLERVTGQSWEALVKQEVFIPLGMENIGFGPASYGDPEGQPSGHQMREGQWHPITPADRVDLPNVVGPAGLVSTTLTDLSYYLRAYLAGARGGDNLIGANSYTRLLTPVSPEYGLGWILTPNNNSFHHNGFTGTFYLDNLVLPEKNIAILAVTNGDTSNAKQAVEKAIQVMQQRFEAQHKDNL is encoded by the coding sequence ATGTTTCTACGTCAAAGTCGGTTGGCGTTTGGTTGGCTTATTACACTGCTGGGCTGCGCCTTACTAACTGGCTGTAATAACAGTGACAATTCTATTGTTATTGAAAAGAGCGCTAACGAAGACATAACCGTCACTCCGCCGCGCTATGGCAAGGTGGGAGACGGGCTACTCAACGAACAACTGGAAGCAATCCGAGCTGAGTTTGCGATGCCCGCACTTGGCGGATTTATCGTTTATGGGGATGAATTGATTGAGCTTGATGTAGCTGGTGTGCGAGTGAGCACAGGCCAAGCTCTGGTCACCAAACTTGATAAGTGGTCGATTGGTTCGTTCAGTAAGTCCATGACAGCAACCGTCGCTGCTCGTTTGGTTGAGCAGGGGTTAATTCGATTTGACAGTCGGGTGAGTGATGTTTTCCCTGAGTTAATCGGAAAAATCAACCCTGAATTTGAGTCTGTTACATTAACGGCACTGCTTTCGATGACTTCAGGCTTTAAGCGTGATCTTGACTCCATGTATTCAGGTAAGTGGCATTTAGATCAACGTGGCATGGTCGAGCAAAGATATGCCTGGACTCAAGAGGTGTTAACGACGCAACCAGAAGTGACTCACGGAACCTATCTATACAGCAATGCAGGTTATGTTGTTGCAGGCCATATGTTGGAGCGTGTGACGGGGCAATCATGGGAAGCGTTAGTGAAGCAAGAAGTATTCATTCCTCTTGGAATGGAAAATATTGGATTTGGGCCTGCTAGCTATGGAGATCCAGAAGGACAGCCGAGTGGTCATCAGATGCGAGAAGGGCAATGGCATCCAATAACACCGGCCGACAGGGTAGATCTACCAAACGTTGTTGGACCTGCTGGGTTAGTCAGTACGACCTTGACCGATCTGTCATACTATTTACGTGCTTATCTCGCGGGTGCCAGAGGTGGTGATAATTTGATTGGTGCTAATTCATATACGCGACTGCTCACACCGGTTAGCCCAGAATATGGCTTAGGCTGGATCCTTACTCCAAACAACAATAGCTTTCATCACAATGGCTTTACTGGGACCTTCTATTTAGACAACTTAGTGTTGCCAGAAAAGAACATAGCGATATTAGCGGTAACAAACGGCGATACGAGTAATGCCAAGCAAGCGGTAGAAAAAGCGATACAGGTCATGCAACAAAGATTTGAAGCTCAACATAAAGACAATCTCTAA
- the fahA gene encoding fumarylacetoacetase codes for MSQINETHDIQLTSWVASANAAGTDFPIQNLPFAVFRRKNSNEEFRGGVAIGDQVLDLGAVVNANLFSGDAAEAAEAANAPALNEFMGMGQQYWSALRLALSRALREGSELQSSLEGALVAQDDVEYALPCHIGDYTDFYTSIYHATAVGSLFRPDNPLLPNYKWVPIGYHGRASSIGVSGQTFPRPKGQTKAPDADTPSFGPCKRLDYELELGIYLGKGNELGDSIAIKDAEDHVFGFCLFNDWSARDLQAWEYQPLGPFLAKNFASTVSPWVVTTEALAPYRTQWHRDENDPQPLEYLESTQNRESGAIDIRMDVLLETEKMRSEGAKPSKLSESSFKHSYWTVAQMVTHHTVNGCNFLPGDMLGSGTQSGPAHVEAGSLLELSRGGKETITLENGEERKFLEDGDKVIMRGWCEAQGYNRIGFGSVEGTVLPAK; via the coding sequence ATGTCTCAAATTAATGAAACACACGACATCCAATTAACAAGTTGGGTAGCTAGTGCGAATGCGGCTGGAACTGATTTCCCTATTCAAAACTTACCTTTTGCAGTATTTCGTCGTAAGAACAGTAATGAAGAGTTTCGCGGCGGTGTTGCGATTGGCGATCAAGTACTAGACCTTGGCGCAGTTGTTAACGCTAACCTATTTTCAGGCGACGCCGCAGAGGCAGCCGAAGCTGCAAATGCCCCAGCATTAAATGAATTTATGGGTATGGGCCAACAGTACTGGTCAGCACTTCGACTAGCCCTGTCTCGCGCATTACGTGAAGGTTCTGAGCTGCAATCAAGCCTTGAAGGCGCATTGGTCGCACAGGATGACGTAGAATACGCTCTACCTTGCCACATTGGTGATTACACTGATTTTTATACCTCAATCTACCATGCAACAGCGGTAGGTAGCCTGTTCCGTCCTGATAACCCTCTGCTGCCAAACTACAAGTGGGTCCCAATCGGTTATCATGGCCGTGCATCGTCTATTGGTGTATCTGGTCAAACTTTCCCTCGCCCTAAAGGCCAGACCAAAGCACCCGATGCAGATACGCCGTCATTCGGCCCTTGTAAGCGTCTAGACTACGAGCTAGAGCTGGGTATTTACCTAGGTAAAGGTAATGAACTTGGCGACTCTATCGCAATTAAAGACGCTGAAGATCACGTTTTTGGTTTTTGTTTATTCAATGACTGGTCTGCACGTGACTTGCAAGCCTGGGAATATCAACCATTAGGTCCATTCCTTGCGAAAAACTTTGCTTCAACGGTTTCTCCTTGGGTTGTAACCACAGAAGCACTTGCACCATACCGTACTCAATGGCACCGTGATGAAAACGATCCACAGCCACTTGAATACTTAGAATCAACGCAAAACCGCGAGTCTGGTGCTATTGATATTCGCATGGATGTCTTACTAGAGACTGAAAAAATGCGTAGCGAAGGCGCTAAACCAAGCAAACTGTCTGAATCCAGCTTCAAACATAGCTATTGGACGGTTGCGCAAATGGTTACACACCACACTGTGAATGGCTGTAACTTCCTACCGGGCGATATGCTCGGCTCAGGCACGCAATCAGGCCCTGCGCATGTAGAAGCGGGTTCATTACTCGAACTATCACGCGGTGGTAAAGAAACTATCACGCTTGAGAACGGCGAAGAGCGTAAGTTCCTAGAAGATGGCGATAAAGTAATTATGCGTGGTTGGTGTGAAGCCCAAGGCTATAACCGTATTGGTTTTGGTTCTGTTGAAGGCACTGTACTTCCAGCAAAATAA